A window of Rhizoctonia solani chromosome 5, complete sequence genomic DNA:
TGGAAGCAACTATAGTTTGATAGATTTTATTGAACAACTTGATTGCTGGTTTACGTCGCCCCCGCCTGCCGTTAGTGGTCTAATGGCAAGCCAGCAGAGTGGACCTACAAGAATACTACTGGTTGTACACTTTGGGGCAAAACTTCTTCAAGCACTGAAAGAGGATATCCCAATAATTCAAACATATATCGGCTGGATTGATAGGTATGAAGACTCTCTCACTAGAGAGTCTAGCAGTCGTCCATCATTGAGTGAGACCAGGGACTGCCTTATGAGCCATCTAAAGGTAGGTCGATTGTTTGTTGGATGACTTGTTGCGATAAATGACAGAATATACCAGCTAGCGACCTTTAAATCTACTCTCGTGGATAGTACGGCGGGATACGTCCTACTTCAAAGAGCATATCCCAAGTTTCTCCTAGTTGTGGCTACCGACTCAGACTTATTAGTCGAACAACCTAACGGTAGTCTCGTCATATCTTTCTCTCGGGTAATCAGTGCGCCTTGGGACGCGGTCGTATGGTTTGCTATGTACGACACAGTCTCAGCATTTTTGCTTGGAACTATACCCCTGGCAGAGTACGGATACAATTGTGAAGGCGGCTCCGAGCAGCATAGATTCGAGTGGATATATGGAATTCCGGTTGCGATGCTCCAGGTTATCGCCCAAGTCAACTCTCGGAGAGCTGGATCGAGAGTAGCTCTGGACGACTTGCAAACACTGGAGAGGCGTGTCATGGACTGGAAGGTGTCGTTCTCCATGATAAAGATTGGCCGTAGTGCCGACAGCGTCGACAAGGAGAGGTGTGCGGTACTGGAGGGCTGGAGGCATGTGGTGCTGATATACATATACATGGTACGTTCTTACTTTCTACTAGGGCCCGAGCAGACTCAAAAGAAGCCGCTAGGGCGTTTGCGGTGTGTCATCCCATGATGCGCGAGTACAAGCTTCCGTGAGTCGGATATTTGAGCTTGGAGCAAGGGTAGGCAGCTCCCGGATTGCTCCACATATGCTCCCCCATTGTGTTGTAGTAAGCTTAATATATGCTTCTCAACCTATTCACCGATTTACTTCCGCACAGGCCGGTTTAGCGGCGCGTCAAGAAAAGCAGCGTATGGCCGTGTATGAAAAATTGATTTCTTTCAAGGATACGCGAGTTTGGCTTTACTGCGGGCAACAGTTCAGCGAGTTCCTTTATAGCCTGTGGCACGGTGTGGGTATAGGAGGAGCAGCTGTTACGTGGGGTGACTATGTCCGGTCGAGGCGTACGATCGTCCCGATTTAATTGCTGTTTTTACTCTACCTTGTTATACTCCGTTCCATTTTAAATGCGGTTACCTTAACAAAGAATGGAGGAGATCTGTCTTGTAATGGTAGACTTCAATTCATTTGGATTCGTGTTAAGCTAGATTCTAATGTAATCACCCAAGATGTCTCTTTCCTGCATGATTCCTCCCGGAAGTGAGGAATTAGCACAATTAGGTCGATTGACCAATAAGTACCCTTGGGGCTAACCTCGGTACTATACTTTCAGCAATGAATCTGTTCTCAGGTAAAACCTTCATCCAGAAGCTTGAGGTAAAAATAGATATTTACGCCTTGTCCTGATCAGCGGATACGACTGTCAAGTAGCCACCCGCGTTCCGTTGGTCGAGCTCCGTTACCACTATATTATCAATAATATGTGATCGCCAATACTGTATTTCTGTGTCGTATGTATATTAAAAAATCAAGCTTTGTAGCATGGTTGATTACAGGCGCCAAAATACCGATACCGGGTTATCGCTTGTATAATTGGCGATTACACCTTTGAACATCCCCGTCTTGACATCCCGTTCTATAATATTAATACCTGTATCTTGATTTGTAACAGCGATGTATCGCCCTGTGGGATCAATTCGGTGATCTCGCGGGTTCTTACCACCTGTAGCATACAAATTAGAATCGCAGCCAGATGGGGAATCGAAATGTATATGATATCATACCTGTACCGGTAAGGCTCTGAAATGTGAGGTGGTTTGACTTGGAGGATGTGTTGATTGAGAAAGAAGCAAGAGTGTCATCTGTTCGAGATGTGTCGTTTCGGTTCGATGCTATCAAGAACCGACCTGTTCACCAGTTACAGTTCACATGTCGTTAGCCACATATATGCGTCGTTTATACCTCTACCATACCATCAGGAGACACAGTGACCTCGGCAGCGTTGATGTCGATGTTAGGGTCTGAAGGGGGCAGGCCAGGTCCGCGGGTGGAGATGGTCTGAACGAGCCTGGGTGCTGCGCCAAGTGAGGGTGTGGAGATGTCGAAAACCATGACGGTGTTGGAGAGTTGGTTGACGAGGTACAG
This region includes:
- a CDS encoding Fungal Zn(2)-Cys(6) binuclear cluster domain, with amino-acid sequence MQTCPYQCIVLYLSQGRSQLVVAHADKGEKSVMWRDHAVRDVKKMAMNAWDTITVKSAPAFVRFVPMRWWILGHDMLLRLFQPEESGTHVECFARPSILGAAMTYGMTNATSSNEYSDTIGELSEEFEHLWLERYTQPITYTCSSERQPLCSRRPLEAGSGAPDISNGVARDVRCLYSGIPPSVDASRAMRDEYLAQVANEYFIEQLDCWFTSPPPAVSGLMASQQSGPTRILLVVHFGAKLLQALKEDIPIIQTYIGWIDRYEDSLTRESSSRPSLSETRDCLMSHLKLATFKSTLVDSTAGYVLLQRAYPKFLLVVATDSDLLVEQPNGSLVISFSRVISAPWDAVVWFAMYDTVSAFLLGTIPLAEYGYNCEGGSEQHRFEWIYGIPVAMLQVIAQVNSRRAGSRVALDDLQTLERRVMDWKVSFSMIKIGRSADSVDKERARADSKEAARAFAVCHPMMREYKLP